A single window of Hymenobacter sp. APR13 DNA harbors:
- a CDS encoding alpha/beta fold hydrolase, whose amino-acid sequence MLLHFREQGQGTPLVILHGLFGTLDNWQTLARRWADAGHRVISVDLRNHGRSFHSPEHSYDLMSQDVAALFDHLGLGPDTTLMGHSMGGKVAMRFALDHPDRLARLIVVDIAPRLSDMAHQDDIVAGLNAVPLASLENRQQADEALAQHIRWPDVRQFLLKNLYRQEDNAFAWRQNLPALTQHMSAIGAEISAPQPFLKPALFIRGGKSDYISPDDKLHGIPALFPNSQVETVLDAGHWVHAEKPEEVFGLVAAFIGA is encoded by the coding sequence ATGCTGCTTCATTTCCGCGAACAAGGCCAGGGTACGCCGCTGGTAATTCTCCACGGCCTGTTTGGCACCCTCGACAACTGGCAGACGCTGGCCCGCCGCTGGGCCGACGCCGGCCACCGCGTCATCAGCGTGGACCTGCGCAACCACGGCCGCTCGTTTCATAGCCCCGAGCATAGCTACGACCTGATGAGCCAGGACGTGGCGGCGCTGTTCGACCACCTGGGCCTCGGCCCCGACACCACCCTGATGGGCCACAGCATGGGCGGCAAAGTGGCCATGCGCTTCGCCCTCGACCACCCCGACCGCCTGGCCCGGCTTATCGTGGTCGACATTGCCCCGCGCCTCTCCGACATGGCCCACCAGGACGACATCGTGGCGGGCCTGAACGCCGTGCCGCTGGCTAGCCTAGAAAACCGCCAGCAGGCCGACGAGGCCCTGGCCCAGCATATCCGCTGGCCCGATGTACGCCAGTTTCTGCTCAAAAACCTCTATCGGCAGGAAGACAACGCCTTTGCCTGGCGGCAGAACCTGCCGGCCCTCACGCAGCACATGTCCGCCATCGGGGCCGAAATCAGCGCGCCGCAGCCTTTCCTGAAACCCGCGCTATTCATCCGCGGCGGCAAGTCCGACTACATTTCCCCCGACGACAAGCTGCACGGCATTCCGGCCCTGTTTCCGAACTCGCAGGTGGAAACCGTGCTGGACGCCGGCCACTGGGTGCACGCCGAAAAGCCGGAAGAAGTATTCGGGCTGGTAGCCGCTTTCATCGGCGCCTGA
- a CDS encoding alpha/beta hydrolase family protein codes for MKIATFAQLTRAVLCAGLLWILAGPALAGGAMPLDGLWKGPIKMPGGELEVVFRLVSLTGGEYFATLDVPQQRVTRMAVQVQVHGDTIILAAEEAGSRFIGRLAEGGKQVTGTWYQPGHESALTLNFSPATINTAPKARLTPPYREEEVSYTNEQMNLPLGGTLTVPAGEGPFPAVVLVSDAGAHDRDATTGEYRPMGILADYLTRRGIAVLRFDDRGVGKSGGDFSTTIASELVGDVQAGLKYLRTTPRIDTTHIGVIGHGEGGNVALLTASQPAPPAFVVTLAAYGLPGNQLVLEQQKTVLRAIGVQEPDVMAFSKQQQALQEVVLRTSDVKQAQATLVKMMRAYDTNLDTLTAKNRAIDLTSFRYRNLLRFNPGILLSKVKCPVLLLNGTADLEVQADTNLDALNLALEKNTRVTRKKLLGVNHQFQADPANWALVNGQRQETFSPVALEAVRSWIVSHAK; via the coding sequence ATGAAGATTGCTACTTTTGCCCAACTGACCCGAGCCGTTCTTTGCGCCGGGCTACTTTGGATTCTGGCCGGGCCGGCGCTGGCTGGCGGCGCAATGCCGTTGGATGGCCTCTGGAAAGGCCCCATCAAGATGCCCGGCGGCGAACTGGAGGTGGTGTTCCGGCTGGTGAGCCTCACCGGCGGCGAATATTTTGCCACCCTGGATGTGCCCCAGCAGCGTGTGACCCGCATGGCCGTGCAGGTGCAGGTGCACGGCGACACCATAATCCTGGCCGCCGAAGAAGCTGGTAGCCGGTTTATTGGCCGGCTGGCGGAAGGCGGCAAGCAGGTAACCGGTACTTGGTACCAGCCCGGCCACGAATCGGCCCTGACGCTGAATTTCTCCCCGGCCACCATCAACACGGCCCCGAAGGCACGCCTTACGCCGCCCTACCGCGAGGAAGAAGTTTCCTACACCAATGAGCAGATGAATCTGCCGCTGGGCGGAACGCTCACGGTACCAGCCGGCGAAGGCCCGTTTCCGGCCGTGGTGCTGGTATCCGATGCGGGTGCCCACGACCGGGATGCCACCACCGGCGAGTACCGCCCCATGGGGATTCTGGCCGACTACCTCACGCGCCGCGGCATTGCCGTGCTGCGCTTCGATGACCGGGGCGTGGGCAAATCGGGAGGGGATTTCTCCACAACCATTGCCAGTGAACTAGTCGGCGATGTGCAGGCGGGCCTGAAGTATCTGCGCACTACCCCCCGGATAGATACCACCCATATCGGTGTTATTGGGCACGGTGAGGGCGGCAACGTGGCCTTGCTGACGGCCAGCCAGCCCGCGCCTCCGGCTTTCGTTGTGACTCTGGCCGCGTATGGGCTGCCCGGCAACCAGTTGGTGCTGGAGCAGCAGAAAACGGTGCTCCGGGCCATTGGCGTGCAGGAGCCGGATGTTATGGCGTTCAGCAAGCAGCAGCAGGCGCTGCAAGAAGTAGTGTTGCGCACGTCCGACGTAAAACAGGCCCAAGCCACGCTGGTGAAGATGATGCGCGCTTACGACACCAACCTGGATACGCTTACCGCAAAAAACCGAGCCATCGACCTCACCTCTTTCCGCTACCGGAACCTGTTGCGCTTCAACCCCGGCATTCTGCTCAGCAAGGTGAAGTGCCCGGTACTGCTGCTCAACGGCACAGCCGACCTGGAGGTGCAGGCCGATACCAATCTGGACGCGCTTAATCTGGCTCTGGAAAAAAACACGCGCGTAACCCGCAAAAAGCTGCTCGGGGTCAACCATCAGTTTCAGGCCGACCCGGCTAACTGGGCCTTGGTGAACGGGCAGCGGCAGGAAACCTTCTCGCCCGTGGCACTAGAGGCCGTACGCAGCTGGATAGTAAGCCACGCGAAATAA
- a CDS encoding ferrous iron transport protein A, with translation MSASHAPVSTVSAPPRRSVKDLRLGESGTICCLQDPEMALKLLEMGCIPGTQVRLNSRAPLGCPITLVVGEAADYTLSLRVSEAATILLKE, from the coding sequence ATGTCTGCTTCCCACGCGCCTGTTTCTACTGTTTCCGCCCCGCCTCGCCGGAGCGTGAAAGACTTGCGGCTGGGTGAAAGCGGCACCATCTGCTGCCTCCAGGACCCCGAAATGGCGCTCAAGCTGCTGGAAATGGGCTGCATTCCGGGCACGCAGGTGCGCCTCAACAGCCGGGCCCCGCTGGGCTGCCCCATCACGCTGGTAGTAGGCGAGGCGGCAGATTATACTTTGTCGCTGCGCGTGAGTGAGGCGGCGACCATTCTGCTCAAAGAATAG
- a CDS encoding OmpA family protein produces MKKTLLSALAATALLASSCNDLKKPEEKDQLSEATADTAVVASNGTTVADAAAGAANAVDSAWDMTKAQLANETYEEIDLPEVSVRGNEKYSVYGLEEKVLFDTDKADIKPSATRALSEIAASIGRRYGKSQVRVMGFADSRGDKSYNKELSAKRAEAVKKWLAMNGGMGDARVSIEPMGEAAPVASNATAEGRQENRRVEIAVIK; encoded by the coding sequence ATGAAAAAGACCTTACTGTCTGCTCTGGCAGCTACCGCCCTGCTGGCCTCTTCCTGCAACGACCTGAAGAAGCCGGAAGAGAAAGACCAGCTTTCGGAAGCTACGGCCGATACGGCCGTGGTAGCCAGCAATGGCACTACCGTAGCGGATGCCGCCGCTGGGGCCGCCAACGCCGTGGACTCGGCCTGGGACATGACCAAGGCCCAGCTGGCCAACGAAACCTACGAGGAAATCGACCTGCCCGAAGTATCGGTGCGCGGCAACGAGAAGTACAGCGTGTACGGCCTCGAAGAGAAAGTGCTGTTCGACACCGACAAGGCCGACATCAAGCCTAGCGCTACGCGTGCTCTGTCGGAAATTGCGGCGTCTATCGGCCGCCGCTATGGCAAAAGCCAGGTGCGCGTGATGGGCTTCGCTGACTCGCGTGGCGACAAGAGCTACAACAAGGAGCTGAGCGCCAAGCGCGCCGAAGCCGTGAAGAAGTGGCTGGCCATGAACGGCGGCATGGGCGACGCCCGCGTCAGCATCGAGCCCATGGGCGAAGCCGCTCCGGTAGCCTCCAACGCCACCGCCGAAGGCCGCCAGGAAAACCGCCGTGTAGAAATTGCCGTCATCAAGTAA
- a CDS encoding alpha/beta hydrolase family protein codes for MKTTVYLRFLRTCLVLLLCVATGTATAAPSLDGLWKGPLKMPGGQLEVIFRLVSLTDGSYFATLDVPLQKVSRMAVKVDVRGDTVIFAAEEAGSRFVGRVASGGKQVEGTWQQPGLQVPLTLSYAAPAISTAPKARLTPPYREEEVAYSNVAVDLRLGGMLTVPAGPGPFPAVVLVSDAGPHNRDATVGEYQLLGSLADYLTRRGIAVLRFDDRGVGSSTGDFAQATTTALVSDVQAGLNYLRTRPEVNLSQIGVIGHGEGANVALLSATQPLPPAFVVSLAGYGVPGTTLALQQQAALLRSLGTETAQVEAATKRQQAMLEIISQTPDEAQARAIVANMLRQNNAAIDTEAAQASAAELTSFRYRYFLSFNPLERLAEVKCPVLLLNGTADLYVAADANMGALTKALKANRDVTAKKLPGVNHLFQPDPAEWPIVNGQPRETFSPVAQETIRAWIVAHTAAK; via the coding sequence ATGAAAACTACTGTTTACCTACGATTCCTGCGCACGTGCCTGGTCCTGCTGCTATGCGTGGCAACCGGCACGGCCACGGCAGCCCCCAGCCTCGATGGCCTCTGGAAGGGCCCGCTGAAGATGCCGGGTGGCCAGCTGGAGGTCATCTTCCGGCTGGTTAGCCTCACCGACGGCTCCTACTTCGCCACCCTAGACGTGCCGCTGCAGAAAGTAAGCCGCATGGCCGTGAAAGTGGACGTACGCGGCGACACGGTGATTTTCGCGGCCGAGGAAGCCGGCAGCCGGTTCGTCGGGCGGGTGGCTTCGGGCGGCAAGCAGGTTGAAGGTACGTGGCAGCAGCCCGGTCTTCAGGTTCCCCTGACGCTGTCGTACGCCGCGCCCGCCATCAGCACCGCCCCCAAAGCCCGCCTGACGCCGCCCTACCGCGAAGAGGAAGTGGCCTATTCCAACGTGGCCGTTGATCTGCGCCTGGGGGGTATGCTCACGGTGCCGGCCGGGCCGGGCCCGTTTCCGGCCGTGGTGCTGGTGTCGGATGCCGGCCCGCACAACCGCGACGCCACGGTGGGAGAGTATCAGCTGCTGGGCTCGTTGGCCGACTACCTCACGCGCCGCGGTATTGCCGTGCTGCGCTTCGACGACCGGGGCGTGGGCAGCTCCACCGGCGACTTCGCCCAAGCTACTACTACCGCTCTCGTAAGCGACGTGCAGGCCGGCCTGAACTACCTGCGTACTCGCCCCGAAGTGAACCTGTCGCAGATTGGGGTGATTGGGCATGGCGAAGGTGCTAACGTGGCCCTGCTGTCCGCTACGCAGCCGCTGCCGCCGGCCTTTGTGGTGTCGTTGGCAGGCTATGGGGTGCCCGGCACCACGCTGGCCCTGCAGCAGCAGGCGGCGCTGCTTCGCTCCCTGGGCACGGAAACGGCCCAGGTAGAAGCCGCCACCAAACGCCAGCAGGCCATGCTGGAAATCATCAGCCAGACACCCGACGAGGCGCAAGCCCGAGCCATTGTGGCCAACATGCTGCGCCAAAACAACGCAGCCATCGATACTGAGGCCGCCCAGGCCAGCGCAGCAGAGCTTACTTCATTCCGGTACCGGTATTTTCTGAGCTTCAACCCGCTGGAGCGTCTGGCGGAGGTGAAGTGCCCGGTGCTGCTGCTCAATGGTACCGCCGACCTCTACGTAGCGGCGGATGCCAACATGGGGGCACTAACCAAAGCCCTGAAAGCCAACCGCGACGTAACCGCCAAGAAGCTGCCGGGCGTAAACCACCTGTTTCAGCCCGATCCGGCCGAGTGGCCCATCGTAAACGGCCAGCCACGCGAAACCTTCTCGCCCGTAGCACAGGAAACCATCCGTGCCTGGATTGTGGCGCACACGGCCGCCAAATAG
- a CDS encoding carboxypeptidase-like regulatory domain-containing protein, translating into MLLFPALGMAQENRLSGRIVDSKTKEPIPFASIGLKEEQTGALTNEYGFFQMATPEKSAQDSIIVLALGYKRMAVAVKRGVSQTDLIIEVPKRVIELSNVTVKGGKVKDLALGSKSSTPGEGMIQGMPGSQYAFFVKNDKGKTLGNVRSVSFYIGENGFPREPFRVRLYKADGNYNSPNTDLLTENVVVSAPKGGAWYTVDLNQYNIEAPKEGFFVAMEWIVSGDKFYTTNFMDTYTPYGQIMRPTFEFKESRTWSYTMGKGWSLLTLSSNGQRYNAMIKAEVDQIKD; encoded by the coding sequence TTGCTGTTGTTCCCGGCGCTGGGCATGGCCCAGGAGAACCGTTTATCGGGTCGCATCGTCGACTCTAAAACCAAGGAGCCCATCCCGTTTGCTTCTATCGGCCTGAAGGAAGAACAAACCGGCGCGCTCACCAACGAGTATGGCTTTTTTCAGATGGCAACGCCTGAAAAAAGTGCGCAGGACTCTATCATCGTGCTGGCCCTGGGCTACAAGCGTATGGCTGTAGCCGTGAAGCGCGGCGTATCGCAGACCGACCTGATTATTGAGGTGCCTAAGCGCGTTATCGAGCTGAGCAACGTAACGGTAAAGGGCGGCAAGGTGAAAGACCTGGCCCTGGGCTCGAAGTCGAGCACGCCGGGCGAGGGCATGATCCAGGGTATGCCTGGCAGCCAGTACGCCTTCTTCGTGAAAAACGACAAGGGCAAGACCCTCGGCAACGTGCGCTCGGTGTCGTTCTACATCGGCGAAAACGGCTTCCCCCGCGAGCCGTTCCGCGTGCGCCTCTACAAGGCCGACGGCAACTACAACTCGCCCAACACCGACCTGCTCACCGAAAACGTAGTGGTTTCAGCCCCGAAAGGCGGCGCTTGGTATACCGTTGACCTGAATCAGTACAACATCGAGGCGCCGAAAGAGGGCTTCTTCGTGGCTATGGAGTGGATTGTGAGCGGCGACAAGTTCTACACCACCAACTTCATGGACACCTACACGCCCTACGGCCAGATCATGCGCCCCACCTTCGAGTTTAAGGAGAGCCGCACCTGGAGCTACACCATGGGCAAGGGCTGGAGCCTGCTCACGCTCTCCAGCAACGGCCAGCGCTACAACGCTATGATCAAAGCCGAAGTAGACCAGATCAAAGACTAA
- a CDS encoding SAM-dependent methyltransferase, with product MKTGTLYLIPTILADDTAAQVLPPQVATQVAALRCFLVENARTARRFIKSVAPQHVIEELQVSVIDKDSTEAQIQAALQPVRAGQDAGVISEAGCPGIADPGAELARAAHQLGIRVVPLVGPSSLLLALMASGMNGQSFTFHGYLPIERARRAAAIKQLERLAQAQHQTQLFIETPYRNMQLLDDLLSQLSGGTRLCIAASLTAPNEYVRTDTIAGWRKAGRPEIHKQPAVFLIGT from the coding sequence TTGAAAACCGGCACGCTGTACCTTATTCCCACCATTCTGGCCGACGACACTGCTGCGCAGGTGCTGCCGCCGCAGGTGGCCACGCAGGTGGCGGCGCTGCGCTGCTTTCTGGTGGAAAACGCCCGGACGGCGCGGCGCTTTATCAAGAGCGTGGCCCCGCAGCACGTCATCGAGGAGCTGCAGGTGAGCGTCATCGACAAAGACAGCACCGAGGCCCAGATTCAGGCGGCGCTGCAGCCCGTGCGCGCCGGCCAGGATGCGGGCGTGATTTCGGAAGCCGGCTGCCCCGGCATTGCCGACCCCGGCGCCGAGCTGGCCCGCGCGGCGCATCAGCTCGGGATTCGGGTGGTGCCGCTGGTGGGCCCCAGCAGCCTGTTGCTGGCGCTTATGGCTTCAGGCATGAACGGGCAGAGCTTCACGTTTCACGGCTACCTGCCCATCGAGCGGGCCCGGCGGGCGGCGGCCATCAAGCAGCTGGAGCGCCTGGCGCAGGCCCAGCACCAAACCCAGCTGTTCATCGAAACCCCCTACCGCAACATGCAGCTGCTGGACGATCTGCTCAGCCAGCTCAGCGGCGGCACCCGCCTGTGCATCGCCGCCAGCCTCACCGCCCCCAACGAATACGTCCGCACCGATACCATTGCCGGCTGGCGCAAAGCCGGCCGGCCCGAAATCCACAAGCAGCCCGCCGTATTCCTGATCGGGACGTAA
- a CDS encoding carboxypeptidase-like regulatory domain-containing protein produces MNKISTRAVFWLIAALWLLGLPSVAQSTSATLAGSSDSDKNEAVAGTTIVVVHVPTGVRRTAVSDGMGAFALADLLPGGPYTIHITQPGYKSQLLTNMFLKGGQTTQLPIKLTESATAQDERRGTGSARKKQPVFVKGE; encoded by the coding sequence ATGAATAAAATCTCCACGCGCGCTGTATTTTGGCTGATTGCTGCTCTATGGCTGCTTGGGCTGCCTTCGGTTGCCCAGAGCACCAGTGCCACACTTGCTGGCAGCAGCGACTCAGATAAGAACGAGGCAGTGGCCGGTACTACCATCGTAGTGGTGCACGTGCCCACGGGGGTGCGGCGCACCGCCGTATCGGACGGCATGGGCGCCTTCGCGTTGGCCGACCTGCTGCCCGGCGGCCCTTACACCATTCACATCACACAGCCCGGCTACAAGAGCCAGCTGCTCACCAACATGTTTCTGAAAGGCGGGCAAACCACCCAGCTGCCGATAAAGCTGACTGAATCTGCCACCGCTCAGGACGAGCGCCGGGGCACGGGCTCGGCACGCAAAAAGCAGCCGGTCTTCGTCAAAGGAGAGTAG
- the feoB gene encoding ferrous iron transport protein B gives MRSAGIRTAPNGQAASAAALETAAAHLPGQTRLTRIALIGNPNSGKTSLFNQLTGLNQKVGNFPGVTVDRKTGISQLTPQHRAEIIDLPGTYSLYPKSLDEKVITDLLYDQTSGQYPDFVIVTADASNLRRNLLLFTQLADLGLPAVLALNMMDVAEQHGISIDLDELQRELGVPIIPMNARKGIGVAALKIVVAQQLDAPAVSFYEPEPELLPMIRQIRYYFNLHNDYLALHYAHQGRHISFLTPDQRAYVAELVAKYEFEPTARQAQETIARYARINELLLNAVSVTRTERAEPYSNRIDRVLTHRVWGYLIFMLVLFLLFQAVFAWASYPMELIDEGVAWINGLIQSNFDGPLISLLTEGVLAGLGGVLIFIPQIALLFAFIAVLEETGYMARVTFMMDRIMRKFGLNGKSVVPLISGMACAVPAIMSARTIENRKDRLITIFVTPLMSCSARIPVYTVLIGLVVPDQPVLGIFNLRGVALMSLYLLGFVSAVGSAWLMKLFMRTTERSYFIMEFPVYRWPRWKNVGLTIVEKVKAFVFQAGKVIMAISVILWVLASYGPGKSMEQAEAQARTAAQTQGLAPAETESRVASQKLESSYAGHFGHFIEPAIRPLGFDWKIGISLLTSFAAREVFVGTMSTIYSVGQDANELTVQQKLAAEKDLNGQPFFTPARSASLLVFYVFAMQCMSTLAATYRETKGWMWPLLQLFYMTGLAYAASLLIYQVLK, from the coding sequence ATGCGTAGTGCCGGAATCCGAACCGCCCCCAACGGGCAGGCTGCCTCGGCGGCTGCGCTGGAAACGGCTGCCGCGCACCTGCCCGGCCAAACCCGCCTGACCCGCATTGCCCTCATCGGCAACCCCAATTCCGGCAAAACGTCGCTGTTCAACCAGCTGACCGGGCTCAACCAGAAGGTAGGCAACTTCCCCGGCGTGACCGTGGACCGCAAGACCGGCATCAGCCAGTTGACACCGCAGCACCGCGCCGAAATCATCGACTTGCCCGGCACCTACTCGCTCTACCCCAAGAGCCTCGACGAGAAGGTGATTACCGATCTGCTTTACGATCAGACGTCGGGGCAGTACCCGGATTTCGTGATTGTGACGGCCGACGCCAGCAACCTGCGCCGCAACCTGCTGCTGTTCACACAGCTCGCTGACCTGGGCCTGCCGGCCGTGCTGGCCCTGAACATGATGGACGTGGCAGAGCAGCACGGCATCAGCATCGACCTCGACGAGCTGCAGCGGGAGTTGGGTGTGCCCATCATTCCGATGAATGCCCGCAAGGGCATTGGAGTGGCGGCCCTCAAGATTGTGGTGGCCCAGCAACTGGACGCCCCGGCCGTGTCGTTCTACGAGCCCGAGCCGGAGCTGCTGCCCATGATCCGGCAGATCCGCTACTACTTCAACCTGCACAACGATTACCTGGCGCTGCACTACGCCCACCAGGGGCGCCACATCAGCTTCCTCACGCCCGACCAGCGCGCCTACGTGGCCGAGCTGGTGGCGAAATATGAGTTTGAGCCCACGGCGCGGCAGGCGCAGGAAACCATTGCCCGCTACGCCCGCATCAACGAGCTGCTGCTGAATGCTGTGTCGGTGACGCGCACGGAGCGGGCCGAGCCTTACAGCAACCGCATCGACCGGGTGCTCACGCACCGCGTGTGGGGCTACCTGATCTTCATGCTGGTGCTGTTTCTGCTGTTTCAGGCGGTGTTTGCCTGGGCCAGCTACCCTATGGAGCTGATTGACGAGGGCGTGGCCTGGATCAATGGCCTCATCCAATCCAACTTCGACGGCCCGCTCATCAGCCTGCTTACGGAGGGCGTGCTGGCCGGGCTGGGCGGCGTGCTGATCTTCATTCCGCAGATTGCGCTGCTGTTTGCCTTCATTGCGGTGCTGGAAGAAACCGGCTACATGGCCCGCGTTACGTTCATGATGGACCGCATCATGCGCAAGTTTGGGCTCAACGGCAAAAGCGTGGTGCCCCTGATTTCGGGCATGGCCTGCGCGGTGCCGGCCATCATGAGCGCGCGCACCATCGAAAACCGCAAAGACCGGCTGATCACCATCTTCGTGACGCCGCTCATGAGCTGCTCGGCCCGCATTCCGGTGTACACGGTGCTGATTGGGCTGGTGGTGCCCGACCAGCCGGTGCTGGGCATCTTCAACCTGCGCGGCGTGGCGCTGATGAGTCTGTACCTGCTGGGCTTCGTGTCGGCAGTGGGCTCGGCGTGGCTGATGAAGCTGTTTATGCGCACCACTGAGCGCAGCTACTTCATCATGGAGTTTCCGGTGTACCGCTGGCCGCGCTGGAAAAACGTGGGCCTGACCATAGTAGAGAAGGTGAAAGCCTTTGTGTTTCAGGCCGGCAAGGTGATTATGGCCATTTCAGTTATTCTGTGGGTGCTGGCCTCTTACGGGCCGGGCAAGTCCATGGAGCAGGCCGAAGCGCAGGCCCGCACGGCCGCGCAAACCCAGGGGCTAGCGCCCGCCGAAACCGAAAGCCGGGTGGCGTCGCAGAAGCTGGAAAGCTCCTACGCCGGCCACTTCGGCCACTTCATCGAGCCCGCCATTCGGCCGCTGGGCTTCGACTGGAAAATCGGTATTTCGCTGCTCACATCCTTTGCCGCCCGGGAAGTGTTTGTGGGCACCATGAGCACCATCTACAGCGTGGGACAGGACGCCAACGAGCTGACCGTGCAGCAGAAGCTGGCCGCCGAAAAAGACCTGAACGGGCAGCCGTTCTTCACGCCGGCACGCTCGGCCTCGCTGCTGGTGTTCTACGTGTTTGCCATGCAGTGCATGAGCACGCTGGCCGCCACCTACCGCGAAACCAAAGGCTGGATGTGGCCGCTGCTGCAGCTGTTCTACATGACCGGCCTGGCCTACGCCGCCTCGCTGCTGATATACCAGGTGCTGAAGTAG